A single Cryptococcus deuterogattii R265 chromosome 2, complete sequence DNA region contains:
- a CDS encoding oligosaccharyltransferase complex subunit alpha (ribophorin I): MLLATALLLPLALALSPPPQTYVNTAIARTVELGGATAQVTTQYNIKATADEPGEYHLALSGDGDDIPAWWEVAIGGKAVEGVRILDDRPPTVSVPLGHLRNGDTSTLSLTYVLTYMSRPLPAEIDQREAQYLLFTTNSTYVDSWYPTSVERVKYRAPHIILSHTSVPDTYTRDSTVTKAGSSLTLGPFHSLPPTLGEHKFEQQPLSVHYESKQPVVGLKTLRRSAEVSHWGANLNIQDEMSLVNTGPKLKGHFSRLAHQQSRFHASTPPQIFTELSLRIPATAHSAYYYDTIGNVSTSHFRPGSTLAQKAKASKVRTSPRTVDGLLELRPRYPLLGGWNYSFVVGYDMPLEDVLKSDQANGKNVLAVPFMTGIKDVVVDDAELKIILPEGAKDVEVYTPFAVDSIEHSIHKTYLDTTGRHTIILKKARCTEDHAKTVYVVYSYPFSALMQKPVTVASVIGGLFLLAMGLRRVNYNIDKQ, from the exons CGCACAGTCGAGCTCGGAGGCGCGACAGCTCAAGTCACAACACAGTATAACATTAAGGCAACAGCAGATGAGCCGGGAGAGTATCATCTTGCCTTGAGTGGCGACGGGGACGATATCCCTGCTTGGTGGGAAGTTGCGATTGGCGGAAAGGCGGTAGAAGGTGTAAGGATTCTTGACGACAG ACCACCAACAGTCTCTGTTCCCCTCGGACATTTGAGGAATGGCGATACCTCTACCTTGTCCCTCACCTACGTGCTCACTTATATGAGCAGGCCTCTTCCAGCCGAGATCGACCAGAGAGAGGCGCAgtacctcctcttcacaaCCAACTCTACGTATGTCGACAGCTGGTACCCCACCAGCGTTGAGCGTGTAAAGTACCGAGCCCCCCACATCATTCTCTCTCACACCTCTGTCCCAGACACCTATACCCGCGACTCGACCGTTACAAAGGCTGGCTCATCTCTTACTCTTGGACCCTTccactctcttcctccaactctTGGTGAACACAAATTTGAGCAACAGCCTCTTTCAGTACATTATGAGAGCAAGCAACCCGTGGTTGGTCTCAAGACTCTGAGACGTAGCGCAGAAGTGAGCCACTGGGGTGCCAACTTGAACATTCAAGATGAAATGTCTTTAGTGAATACTGGACCCAA ACTCAAGGGTCACTTCTCTCGGCTTGCTCACCAGCAATCCCGATTTCACGCCTCTACGCCCCCCCAAATTTTCACCGAACTTTCTCTCCGTATCCCTGCTACCGCCCATTCTGCGTACTACTACGACACCATCGGCAACGTCTCGACCTCTCATTTCCGCCCTGGCAGCACACTCGCccaaaaggccaaggctTCCAAGGTCCGAACCAGCCCCAGGACTGTGGATGGTCTTTTGGAATTGAGGCCTCGATACCCTCTGTTGGGTGGATGGAACTATAGCTTTGTGGTCGGGTACGATATGCCTCTTGAAGATGTTCTCAAGAGTGATCAGGCCAATGGGAAGAACGTCTTAGCTGTGCCGTTCATGACCGGTATCAAAGACGTTGTCGTCGACGATGCCGAGTTGAAGATCATTTTGCCCGAAGGGGCCAA GGACGTCGAAGTTTACACTCCTTTTGCTGTTGACAGCATTGAACACTCTATTCACAAGACGTATCTTGACACCACCGGCCGGCACACCATTATCCTCAAGAAGGCGCGATGTACCGAAGATCACGCAAAGACTGTTTAT GTCGTATACTCTTACCCCTTCTCGGCTTTGATGCAAAAGCCCGTGACTGTGGCGTCCGTGATCGGGGGTCTCTTTTTGTTGGCTATGgggttgagaagagtgaACTATAATATTGACAAACAGTAG